One Natrinema halophilum genomic window carries:
- the mutS gene encoding DNA mismatch repair protein MutS, protein MTEATGIVGEFFSLKEETDAELLAMQCGDFYEFFGKDAETVSAELDLKISQKSSHGSSYPMAGVPVDDLTPYLKALVERGYRVAVADQYETDSGHARELVRTVTPGTLLETSDADAQYLAAIVDGNGSAGGSSAHTSTDANYGLAFADVTTGRFLVAAAADADDALTELYRFDPVEILPGPDVRSDDDLLNRVRERSDATLTLHDTESFAPKRADNRVCEQFGTETVERLSVARPAIAAAGAILSYVEETGAGVLASMTRIQAHHGADHVTLDATTQRNLELTETMQGERVGSLFATIDHTETSAGGRLLKEWLQRPRRSLEMLENRQESVAALSSAALSRDEIRDALDDAYDLARLASKATHGSADARDLLAVQNTLSVLPALAETIASNPDLAESPLSEIIDSPDRDAARELRETLEEAIAAEPPSTVTQGELLQRGYDDELDDVIERHEAITEWLETLAEREKRQYGLSHVTVDRNKTDGYYIQVGKSAADGVPDHYEEIKTLKNSKRFTTDELEEKEREILRLEERRGDLEYELFEALREDVAAKAELLQDVGRALATVDALASLASHAAENRWVKPDLHRGDRLEIEQGRHPVVEQTTEFVPNDVRMDDERGFLVVTGPNMSGKSTYMRQVACIVLLAQIGSFVPAKEVEIGLVDGIFTRVGALDELAQGRSTFMVEMSELSNILHAATEESLVILDEVGRGTATYDGISIAWAATEYLHNEVKAKTLFATHYHELTGLAETLPRVANVHVAADERDGDVTFLRTVRDGPTDRSYGIHVADLAGVPDPVVERSRGVLERLREEKAIEAKGGSSEPVQAVFDLGSGTMQTHGQSEARSQAATTDGGSATADEPGPESDGQPLDPETEAVLAELESIDVNATPPIELVSKVQELQKRLEE, encoded by the coding sequence ATGACCGAGGCGACGGGTATCGTCGGCGAGTTCTTTTCGCTCAAAGAGGAGACCGATGCGGAACTCCTTGCGATGCAGTGTGGCGATTTCTACGAGTTCTTCGGCAAAGACGCAGAAACTGTCAGCGCGGAACTCGACCTCAAAATTTCCCAGAAATCCTCCCACGGTTCGTCCTACCCCATGGCCGGCGTACCGGTCGATGACCTCACGCCCTACCTCAAAGCGCTGGTCGAACGGGGCTACCGCGTCGCCGTCGCGGATCAGTACGAGACCGATTCCGGCCACGCTCGCGAACTCGTCCGTACTGTTACCCCGGGAACGCTGCTCGAGACCAGCGACGCTGACGCCCAGTACCTCGCGGCGATAGTCGACGGGAACGGCAGCGCTGGCGGCTCGAGCGCCCACACCTCGACCGATGCGAACTACGGGCTCGCCTTCGCGGACGTAACGACCGGCCGCTTTCTCGTCGCAGCGGCCGCTGACGCCGACGACGCGTTGACCGAACTCTACCGGTTCGATCCGGTCGAAATCCTGCCCGGACCCGACGTTCGATCCGATGACGACTTGCTGAACCGAGTCCGAGAACGCAGCGATGCGACGCTGACACTTCACGATACGGAGTCGTTCGCACCGAAACGGGCGGACAACCGGGTTTGCGAGCAGTTCGGAACGGAAACCGTCGAGCGGTTGTCGGTCGCGAGACCGGCGATCGCGGCCGCCGGAGCGATTCTTTCGTACGTCGAGGAAACGGGTGCCGGCGTGTTGGCTTCGATGACCCGCATTCAGGCCCACCACGGCGCCGATCACGTGACGCTAGACGCGACCACCCAGCGCAACCTCGAGTTGACCGAAACCATGCAAGGCGAACGCGTCGGGTCACTGTTCGCGACGATCGATCACACCGAGACCAGCGCCGGCGGTCGCCTGTTGAAGGAATGGCTCCAGCGTCCACGACGGTCGCTCGAGATGCTCGAAAACCGCCAGGAGAGTGTCGCCGCACTCTCGTCTGCGGCGCTTTCTCGGGACGAAATCAGGGACGCGCTCGACGACGCGTACGACCTCGCTCGGCTCGCGTCGAAGGCGACACACGGCAGTGCGGACGCTCGAGACCTCCTTGCGGTCCAGAACACGCTTTCGGTCTTGCCCGCCCTGGCGGAGACGATCGCGTCGAATCCGGATCTGGCCGAGTCACCGCTGTCTGAGATAATCGACTCGCCCGACAGAGACGCTGCGCGGGAGTTACGCGAGACGCTCGAAGAGGCCATCGCAGCAGAACCCCCGTCGACGGTGACCCAGGGTGAACTCCTCCAGCGAGGGTACGACGACGAACTCGACGACGTGATCGAGCGCCACGAGGCGATCACGGAGTGGCTCGAGACGCTCGCCGAACGGGAAAAGCGCCAGTACGGCCTGTCACACGTGACGGTCGACCGGAACAAGACCGACGGCTACTACATTCAGGTCGGCAAGTCCGCCGCCGACGGCGTGCCGGATCACTACGAGGAGATCAAGACGCTGAAGAATTCGAAACGGTTTACGACCGACGAACTCGAGGAGAAAGAACGCGAAATTCTCCGACTCGAGGAGCGCCGCGGCGACCTCGAATACGAGCTCTTCGAGGCGCTTCGCGAGGACGTCGCCGCGAAAGCCGAACTGCTGCAAGACGTCGGACGCGCGCTGGCGACGGTCGACGCGCTCGCCAGTCTGGCTTCCCACGCGGCCGAGAACCGGTGGGTCAAGCCCGACTTGCACCGGGGTGATCGACTCGAGATCGAGCAGGGCCGTCATCCGGTCGTCGAACAGACGACGGAGTTCGTCCCGAACGACGTCCGCATGGACGACGAACGCGGGTTCCTCGTCGTGACCGGGCCAAACATGTCCGGGAAATCGACGTACATGCGTCAGGTCGCCTGTATCGTCCTGTTGGCCCAGATCGGCAGTTTCGTCCCCGCAAAAGAGGTTGAGATCGGGCTGGTCGACGGTATCTTCACCCGCGTCGGCGCATTGGACGAACTCGCACAGGGCCGGTCGACGTTCATGGTGGAGATGAGCGAACTCTCGAACATCCTCCACGCCGCGACCGAAGAGTCGCTCGTCATTTTAGACGAGGTAGGACGGGGCACCGCAACCTACGACGGCATCTCGATCGCCTGGGCCGCGACGGAATATCTGCACAACGAGGTGAAGGCGAAGACGCTCTTTGCGACCCACTACCACGAACTGACCGGGCTCGCGGAGACCCTCCCTCGCGTCGCCAACGTTCACGTCGCCGCAGATGAGCGCGACGGCGACGTCACGTTCCTTCGAACGGTCCGCGACGGGCCGACCGACCGTTCGTACGGGATTCACGTTGCCGACCTCGCGGGGGTTCCCGACCCCGTCGTCGAGCGCTCGAGAGGCGTTCTCGAACGCCTGCGCGAGGAGAAGGCCATCGAGGCCAAAGGTGGTTCGAGCGAGCCCGTCCAGGCCGTCTTCGACCTGGGAAGCGGAACGATGCAGACGCACGGGCAATCCGAAGCGCGGTCGCAGGCCGCAACGACCGACGGCGGCTCAGCGACCGCGGACGAACCCGGCCCCGAATCCGACGGCCAGCCCCTCGATCCCGAAACCGAAGCCGTTCTCGCTGAACTCGAGTCGATCGACGTGAACGCGACGCCGCCGATCGAACTCGTCTCGAAGGTACAGGAGTTACAAAAACGCCTCGAGGAGTGA
- a CDS encoding tRNA-binding protein, with translation MVESPFDVEIEVGEVIDAEPFPEAEKPKMTKLWIDLGDEERQSAGQLDHHYDADDLAGRQVLCATNLGSVRVAGFESEALTVGVPGEDGYPVLVSPDESVPLGGSLY, from the coding sequence ATGGTCGAGAGTCCGTTCGACGTGGAGATCGAAGTTGGAGAGGTGATCGACGCGGAACCGTTTCCCGAGGCCGAAAAGCCGAAGATGACCAAACTCTGGATCGACCTGGGCGACGAGGAGAGACAGTCTGCCGGCCAGCTGGACCACCACTACGACGCAGACGACCTCGCCGGCCGACAGGTCCTGTGTGCGACGAACCTCGGTTCAGTTCGAGTCGCCGGATTCGAATCCGAGGCACTTACCGTCGGTGTTCCCGGCGAAGACGGCTATCCCGTGCTGGTGTCGCCGGACGAGTCGGTGCCGCTGGGTGGATCGCTGTATTGA
- a CDS encoding MFS transporter encodes MTRFTSVALLRNREFAALAGTAFARSQAYSTILIALALYADLFGTSGFVEGLFGATFAFVQLLIVLPLGRRVDTGNAKRYLLAGFLINVCVFVGFTLASTAAHVVLVRMLQGLGASILWITGAAIVGEISPDEQQGRWLGSYNQFASISSLAGDLVGGYLLYAYGFTATYVVLSAITLGTFVLVFAFLRDNPGGRKDPEEAGGAETFRSLLALPMLRALVGFRFVFSFGKMAVILFLPIYARTSFGISAFAIGWIMAGGKLTKALTQGFVGNLTDRHGHKHYFVATGAILYGIGTAAIPLAGYVEGRIGSVAVTVHGSTQTLGGAFVALFCAYSLLGIADSVRLPASMSLFVDEGERYNSVASAMSLRSISWKVGQVTGPILVGTTMDFISTEAGFFLAAGFILVATSAFVITAHRAHATRVASEVPSPGD; translated from the coding sequence GTGACGCGGTTTACTTCCGTCGCGCTCCTACGAAATCGGGAGTTTGCGGCACTGGCCGGGACTGCCTTCGCGAGGAGTCAAGCGTATTCGACGATCCTGATCGCCCTGGCGCTGTACGCCGATCTCTTCGGGACGTCGGGATTCGTCGAGGGATTGTTCGGCGCGACGTTCGCGTTCGTCCAGTTGCTCATCGTTCTGCCGCTCGGCCGGCGAGTCGACACGGGGAATGCAAAGCGCTATCTGCTCGCCGGCTTCCTCATCAACGTCTGCGTTTTCGTCGGATTTACTCTCGCCAGCACTGCGGCCCACGTCGTCCTCGTCCGCATGCTTCAGGGACTCGGGGCGAGCATTCTCTGGATCACCGGCGCGGCCATCGTCGGCGAGATCAGCCCCGACGAGCAACAGGGGCGGTGGCTCGGCTCCTACAATCAGTTTGCATCCATTTCGTCGCTTGCCGGCGACCTGGTCGGCGGGTACCTGCTGTACGCCTACGGCTTCACCGCGACCTACGTCGTTCTCTCCGCGATCACGCTCGGGACCTTCGTGCTCGTCTTTGCGTTTCTCCGTGACAATCCCGGCGGGCGGAAAGATCCCGAGGAAGCAGGGGGCGCGGAGACGTTCCGATCGCTGCTTGCGCTTCCGATGCTCCGAGCGCTCGTGGGCTTCCGGTTCGTGTTTAGCTTCGGCAAGATGGCAGTCATTCTCTTTCTCCCCATCTACGCGCGGACGAGTTTCGGTATCTCCGCGTTCGCCATCGGCTGGATCATGGCCGGCGGAAAGCTCACCAAGGCGCTCACGCAGGGGTTCGTCGGCAACCTCACCGACCGTCACGGGCACAAACACTACTTCGTCGCGACCGGCGCTATTCTGTACGGAATCGGGACGGCCGCGATCCCGCTGGCCGGATACGTAGAGGGCCGGATCGGTTCCGTCGCGGTCACGGTACACGGAAGTACGCAGACCCTCGGTGGTGCCTTCGTCGCGCTCTTCTGTGCTTACTCCCTGCTCGGAATCGCCGACTCCGTCCGACTGCCGGCCAGCATGTCGCTGTTCGTCGACGAGGGCGAACGGTACAACTCTGTCGCGAGCGCCATGTCGTTGCGGTCGATCTCCTGGAAGGTTGGGCAGGTGACTGGACCGATCCTCGTCGGCACGACGATGGATTTCATCTCGACCGAGGCGGGGTTTTTCCTCGCTGCCGGTTTCATCCTCGTCGCGACGTCGGCCTTCGTCATTACCGCTCATCGCGCTCACGCAACACGCGTCGCGTCGGAGGTTCCCTCACCGGGCGACTGA
- a CDS encoding SDR family NAD(P)-dependent oxidoreductase, whose translation MHEPDYDVAGKVAIVTGASQGIGQSIAETLAASGANVAICSRSMDRVGPVAEGINDADVPGEAIALECNVREREQVQNLVDETVDAFGDIDILVNNAGGEFVAPFEDISENGWKTIIDLNLHSTVHCTQLAGEVMREGDGGAIINLSSVNGQHSAPGESHYGASKAAIIRLTETLATEWAEDGIRVNCIAPGLVQTPGVAETLGIDSEDMPPREEANRRIGHPEEIADVAQFLSSPAASFMNGETVTVKGVPRAGNSMSQDLGLED comes from the coding sequence ATGCACGAACCAGACTACGACGTTGCGGGAAAGGTCGCCATCGTCACCGGTGCGAGCCAGGGCATCGGACAGTCAATCGCAGAGACGCTTGCAGCCAGCGGAGCGAACGTTGCGATCTGTTCGCGGTCGATGGACCGCGTGGGTCCGGTCGCGGAGGGCATAAACGATGCCGACGTCCCTGGAGAGGCGATCGCCCTCGAGTGTAACGTCAGAGAGCGCGAGCAGGTCCAGAACCTGGTCGACGAAACCGTCGACGCGTTCGGCGACATCGATATCTTGGTCAACAACGCGGGTGGCGAGTTCGTCGCGCCGTTCGAAGACATCTCCGAAAACGGCTGGAAAACCATCATCGACCTCAACTTACATAGCACGGTCCACTGCACCCAGCTCGCAGGCGAAGTAATGCGCGAGGGCGACGGTGGTGCCATCATCAATCTCTCGAGTGTCAATGGCCAGCACTCGGCCCCCGGCGAGAGCCATTACGGCGCTTCCAAGGCGGCGATCATCCGACTCACTGAAACCCTCGCGACCGAATGGGCCGAGGACGGCATTCGAGTCAACTGCATCGCCCCCGGTCTCGTCCAGACGCCCGGCGTCGCCGAAACGCTCGGAATCGACAGCGAGGACATGCCACCTCGCGAGGAGGCCAACCGACGCATCGGCCACCCCGAAGAGATCGCCGACGTCGCACAGTTCCTCTCGAGTCCGGCTGCCTCGTTCATGAACGGCGAGACGGTCACCGTCAAAGGGGTCCCGCGGGCAGGAAATTCGATGTCCCAGGATCTCGGTCTCGAAGACTAA
- the mutL gene encoding DNA mismatch repair endonuclease MutL yields the protein MSDESTPSEDETDIHELDEDTVARIAAGEVVERPASAVKELVENSLDADAKSVDVTVEAGGTERIRVADDGRGMSEAGVRAAVREHTTSKIDGLEDLESGVATLGFRGEALHTIGSVSRLTIRSRPRDAAGAGTELTYEGGDVVSVEPTGCPDGTIVEVEDLFYNTPARRKFLKTTATEFAHVNRVVTRYALANPEVAVSLTHDGREVFSTTGQDDLQAAVLAVYGREVASSMIPVETDGDELPPGPLDAVSGLVSHPEVNRSSRDYLATYVNGRAVTADAVREGIMGAYGTQLGGDRYPFVTLFLEVPGEAVDVNVHPRKREVRFDDDDAVRRQVDAAVESALLEHGLLRSRAPRGRSAPGEARVEPGTDRESGAGAPGRESTTLEQRADAGSSATDEPAATDEPAATDEPEGDTLASTAEQSDVPEGKPLTNDEQASVNTSSASSQSAADAAEPSSRPPAESDDPIPAAPSTDAPSTESAEMDSKPASDAGSSPVTPGRNDDRKDDRDPSLDPDRKFASATEQRTLTGEAASGDGAELDSLPSLRVLGQLHDTYLVCETADSLVLVDQHAADERVNYERLQEAFDDDPSAQALASPVELELTAAEAEAFDHYREALSRLGFYADRIDDRTVAVTTVPAVFAETLEPNRLRDVLASFVAGDREAGAETVDALADEFLGDLACYPSITGNTSLTEGSVVDLLTALDDCENPYSCPHGRPVIVQIDESEIEERFERDYPGHGG from the coding sequence ATGAGTGACGAGAGTACGCCATCCGAAGACGAGACCGACATCCACGAGCTAGACGAGGACACCGTCGCCCGAATCGCCGCCGGCGAGGTCGTCGAGCGACCCGCCAGCGCGGTAAAAGAACTCGTCGAGAACAGTCTCGACGCCGACGCCAAAAGCGTCGACGTCACCGTCGAAGCGGGCGGTACGGAACGAATACGGGTCGCCGATGACGGGCGCGGCATGTCCGAGGCTGGCGTCCGCGCGGCCGTCCGGGAGCACACGACCAGCAAGATCGACGGACTCGAGGATCTCGAGTCAGGCGTCGCGACGCTCGGGTTTCGGGGCGAGGCGCTGCACACGATCGGGTCGGTATCGCGGCTGACGATCCGCTCGCGTCCTCGGGATGCGGCCGGTGCTGGGACGGAACTCACCTACGAAGGCGGCGACGTCGTTTCGGTCGAGCCGACGGGCTGTCCCGACGGAACGATCGTCGAGGTCGAGGACCTGTTCTACAACACGCCCGCCCGACGAAAGTTCCTCAAGACGACGGCGACAGAGTTCGCCCACGTCAACCGGGTCGTCACACGATACGCACTCGCGAATCCGGAGGTTGCCGTCTCCCTGACTCACGACGGCCGCGAGGTGTTTTCGACGACCGGACAGGACGACCTGCAGGCCGCCGTCCTGGCCGTCTACGGCCGTGAGGTCGCGTCGTCGATGATCCCGGTCGAGACAGACGGCGACGAACTCCCTCCGGGGCCGCTCGATGCCGTCTCGGGGCTCGTCTCCCACCCCGAGGTCAACCGCTCGAGTCGGGACTATCTCGCGACCTACGTGAACGGGCGGGCCGTGACCGCCGACGCCGTTCGCGAGGGGATCATGGGGGCCTACGGCACCCAACTTGGCGGCGATCGATACCCCTTCGTCACGCTCTTCCTCGAGGTTCCCGGCGAAGCGGTCGACGTCAACGTCCATCCTCGGAAACGAGAGGTGCGGTTCGACGACGACGATGCGGTCCGCAGGCAAGTCGACGCCGCCGTGGAGTCTGCCCTGCTCGAGCACGGGCTGCTCCGATCTCGTGCACCCCGCGGCCGGTCGGCGCCGGGCGAGGCGCGGGTCGAACCAGGTACTGATCGCGAGAGCGGTGCCGGCGCGCCCGGCCGCGAGTCGACGACGCTCGAGCAACGCGCTGATGCTGGATCGTCCGCCACCGACGAACCCGCCGCCACCGACGAACCCGCCGCCACCGACGAACCGGAAGGGGACACTCTCGCTTCGACGGCCGAGCAATCAGACGTTCCGGAAGGAAAACCACTGACGAACGACGAACAGGCGAGCGTGAATACGTCGTCTGCCTCGAGTCAGTCGGCCGCCGACGCTGCCGAACCGTCCTCGCGTCCGCCAGCGGAGTCAGACGACCCGATCCCGGCCGCGCCGTCGACCGACGCTCCGTCCACGGAATCAGCGGAGATGGATAGCAAACCGGCAAGCGACGCAGGCAGTAGTCCCGTTACGCCGGGACGGAACGACGATCGGAAAGACGATCGCGACCCGTCCCTCGACCCCGATCGAAAGTTCGCAAGCGCGACCGAACAGCGGACGCTGACCGGCGAGGCCGCGTCGGGCGACGGGGCCGAACTCGACTCGCTCCCGTCGCTACGCGTCCTCGGTCAACTCCACGACACGTACCTGGTCTGCGAGACGGCAGACAGCCTCGTCTTGGTCGACCAACACGCCGCCGACGAGCGGGTCAATTACGAACGCCTACAGGAAGCGTTCGACGACGATCCGAGCGCACAGGCGCTTGCATCCCCGGTCGAACTCGAGTTAACGGCGGCGGAGGCAGAAGCCTTCGATCACTATCGCGAGGCGCTCTCGCGGCTCGGATTCTACGCCGACCGGATCGACGACCGGACCGTAGCAGTGACGACTGTGCCCGCAGTGTTCGCGGAGACCCTCGAGCCAAACCGGTTGCGGGACGTCCTCGCGTCGTTCGTCGCCGGCGATCGCGAGGCGGGTGCCGAGACGGTCGATGCACTGGCCGACGAGTTCCTCGGGGATCTTGCCTGTTATCCATCGATCACGGGGAATACGTCGCTGACGGAGGGATCGGTCGTCGACCTGCTGACGGCGTTAGACGACTGTGAAAACCCCTACTCCTGTCCGCACGGACGGCCCGTAATCGTACAGATCGACGAGTCGGAGATCGAAGAGCGGTTCGAGCGGGATTATCCCGGACACGGCGGCTAA
- a CDS encoding methyl-accepting chemotaxis protein, with protein MIVTLLIVTGATVMAGSVLYTRRLLGRLDENAYRRRWAGLFVLMAFFLVGYLAALWVTINGFEGTFRLLTGFVFLFGAVFVSLVVNTGIRTVDDLQRKSDAIRRKKDEAEEARREAIALQEEAERANRRLGKKADDYAAVMQACAAGDLTRRMDPESENEAMREVATEFNEMIAELESTTEFLKQFAENVAIASEEATASSEEVQAASEKVAGSVQDISEGAQRQHESLRSVDAEMSGLSSTIEEIASASNRVADIAAQTERTGEEGREAAREALVGINEIESESERAVEEIEALQSEIDQIDDLVEFISTVADQTNMLALNASIEASRSAGAGDSGFSAVAGEVKNLASETKDAAENIDARIEGIKDQTDRTADTVRATSEEVASHREAIENTADALEKIATYTGETNDGVQEISAATEQQAASTQQVVAMVEEATVISEQTVSEAETVAAAAEEQTSSLAEVSHAITDLSQQAAQLAEKLDTFRTEGNNNSVPSPLDEGDGEDAFQPEEITTETVGQPPTDEESNRTLDDASANFDEGETVTEFKSVGESSPANGERLADQD; from the coding sequence ATGATAGTCACATTGCTAATTGTAACCGGAGCAACCGTAATGGCCGGGTCGGTTCTCTATACGAGGAGGCTGCTGGGGCGACTCGACGAGAACGCCTATCGACGACGGTGGGCCGGACTGTTCGTATTGATGGCGTTTTTTCTGGTCGGGTACCTCGCCGCCCTCTGGGTGACAATTAACGGGTTCGAAGGGACGTTCCGGCTGCTGACGGGGTTCGTATTCCTGTTTGGCGCCGTGTTCGTCTCGCTAGTAGTTAATACCGGGATCCGAACGGTCGACGATTTACAGCGCAAAAGCGATGCCATCCGACGGAAAAAGGACGAAGCAGAGGAGGCGCGTCGTGAGGCCATCGCGCTCCAGGAGGAAGCCGAACGGGCGAATCGGCGTTTGGGAAAGAAAGCCGACGACTATGCTGCCGTGATGCAGGCGTGTGCGGCGGGCGACCTGACCCGGCGTATGGATCCCGAAAGCGAGAACGAAGCGATGCGTGAGGTCGCGACTGAGTTCAACGAGATGATCGCCGAACTCGAGTCGACGACGGAATTCCTCAAGCAATTTGCCGAGAACGTCGCTATCGCCTCTGAAGAAGCGACGGCGAGCTCGGAGGAGGTGCAAGCAGCCTCCGAAAAGGTCGCCGGATCGGTCCAGGACATCTCCGAGGGTGCACAGCGACAGCACGAGAGTCTCCGATCGGTCGACGCCGAGATGAGCGGTCTCTCGAGTACCATCGAGGAAATCGCCTCAGCGTCGAACCGGGTTGCGGACATCGCAGCGCAAACCGAACGGACCGGCGAAGAGGGACGCGAAGCCGCCCGAGAGGCACTCGTGGGTATAAACGAGATTGAATCCGAGTCCGAACGGGCCGTCGAGGAAATAGAGGCCCTCCAGTCCGAGATCGATCAGATCGACGACCTCGTCGAATTCATCTCGACGGTCGCGGATCAGACGAATATGCTGGCGCTCAACGCCAGCATCGAGGCGTCCCGCTCGGCAGGGGCCGGGGACAGCGGGTTCAGCGCGGTCGCAGGTGAAGTCAAAAATCTCGCCTCAGAGACCAAAGACGCCGCAGAAAACATTGACGCGCGTATCGAGGGTATCAAAGATCAGACCGATCGGACAGCCGACACCGTCCGAGCGACCAGCGAGGAGGTCGCCAGTCACCGCGAGGCGATCGAGAACACCGCGGACGCCCTCGAGAAGATAGCAACCTATACCGGAGAAACGAACGACGGCGTGCAAGAAATCTCCGCCGCGACGGAACAACAGGCCGCTTCAACCCAGCAAGTCGTCGCTATGGTCGAGGAAGCAACCGTGATCTCGGAGCAGACCGTTTCCGAAGCCGAAACCGTCGCCGCAGCGGCCGAAGAGCAGACGAGTTCGCTCGCCGAGGTCTCGCATGCTATCACGGATCTCTCCCAACAGGCGGCACAACTCGCCGAGAAACTCGATACTTTTCGGACAGAGGGGAACAACAACTCCGTGCCATCGCCGCTCGACGAAGGGGACGGCGAAGACGCGTTTCAACCCGAGGAGATCACGACGGAAACGGTGGGTCAGCCCCCCACCGACGAGGAGTCCAACCGAACACTCGATGATGCAAGCGCGAACTTCGACGAGGGAGAGACGGTCACTGAATTCAAATCCGTCGGCGAGTCCTCCCCGGCGAACGGAGAGCGGTTAGCCGATCAGGATTGA
- a CDS encoding universal stress protein: MSVPRDHRVLIPVDVLEGQSVPRTIVDAFASIPIVLLGYREIPDQTVPDQAREQFGDRARADLEELRTVFEDAGCDVTSRLAFTHDRLETFESVAVSDSCDAILLLNPAPVLETVLVAIRSDVNVEYIARLLATVLAGTELELTLFHVASDESKRDAGTELLEAARSELVAAGVDRDRIDSRVVVDGAPTAAILEAAADHDLLVAGESRPSIRRFVFRDRAERLARRTVDPVLVIRGEYLESASDGESGNSEPDG, encoded by the coding sequence ATGTCAGTACCCCGCGACCATCGCGTGCTGATTCCGGTCGACGTCCTCGAGGGCCAGAGCGTTCCACGGACGATCGTCGACGCATTCGCATCGATTCCGATCGTCTTGCTCGGGTATCGCGAAATACCCGACCAGACCGTGCCGGATCAGGCGCGCGAACAGTTCGGCGACCGCGCACGAGCCGATCTCGAGGAACTCCGGACGGTGTTCGAGGACGCGGGCTGTGACGTCACGTCGCGACTCGCGTTCACCCACGACCGGCTGGAGACGTTCGAATCCGTCGCCGTCAGCGACTCGTGCGACGCCATCCTGTTGCTCAATCCGGCACCCGTCCTCGAGACGGTGCTCGTCGCGATCCGGAGCGACGTGAACGTCGAATACATCGCTCGACTACTCGCGACGGTTCTCGCAGGAACGGAACTCGAGCTAACGCTCTTTCACGTTGCGTCGGACGAATCGAAGCGAGACGCGGGAACGGAACTGCTCGAAGCGGCGCGGTCGGAACTGGTGGCTGCGGGAGTCGATCGTGATCGGATCGACAGCAGGGTCGTCGTCGACGGGGCGCCCACGGCGGCTATCCTCGAGGCAGCGGCCGATCACGACCTCCTCGTCGCCGGCGAGAGCAGGCCGTCGATCCGCCGGTTCGTCTTTCGCGATCGGGCCGAACGGCTGGCCCGACGAACGGTCGATCCGGTCCTCGTGATCCGCGGCGAATACCTCGAGTCAGCGAGTGACGGTGAGTCTGGAAACAGCGAACCCGACGGCTGA
- a CDS encoding YhjD/YihY/BrkB family envelope integrity protein gives MIRFGLSPSNLTGCHIASQPNDAIGQKAVARLVVFVVLLVATIGIGFTTATLAPTDHPVVLALTPLVLFWGLILAFFPSYYVFPAPDVSAREALPVTVIAVAGWVALEALFGVYADRVTTTGRFSTPSARSSS, from the coding sequence CTGATCCGTTTCGGACTGTCGCCATCCAATCTCACCGGCTGTCACATCGCGAGCCAGCCGAACGATGCGATCGGCCAGAAGGCCGTCGCCCGTCTCGTCGTCTTCGTCGTTCTTCTGGTCGCGACCATCGGCATCGGGTTCACGACAGCGACGCTGGCACCGACCGACCACCCCGTCGTCCTGGCGCTGACCCCGCTCGTGTTGTTCTGGGGCCTGATCCTCGCCTTTTTCCCCAGTTACTACGTGTTTCCCGCTCCGGACGTCTCGGCGCGCGAAGCCCTGCCGGTGACTGTCATCGCCGTCGCAGGCTGGGTCGCCCTGGAGGCGCTCTTCGGCGTGTACGCGGATCGTGTCACCACCACTGGGAGGTTTTCGACACCTTCGGCGCGTTCATCCTCCTGA